One window of the bacterium genome contains the following:
- a CDS encoding glycosyltransferase — protein YLQRLAIGVMCSDSEGFSNAVLEYMLSGCAVVATSVGGNLEAVHDGRTGLLVPPGNDVALASALSRLIEERGTRAVLARQARAMVEAQYGWEPCVAAHEEYYQAALRAVVNK, from the coding sequence CTACCTGCAGCGGCTGGCGATCGGCGTGATGTGCTCGGACTCCGAGGGCTTCAGCAACGCGGTGCTCGAGTACATGCTCAGCGGCTGCGCGGTGGTCGCGACTTCGGTCGGCGGCAACCTCGAGGCGGTGCACGACGGCCGTACGGGCCTGCTGGTGCCGCCGGGCAACGACGTCGCCCTGGCCAGCGCCCTGTCCCGACTGATCGAGGAACGCGGCACGCGCGCGGTGCTGGCCCGGCAGGCCCGGGCCATGGTCGAGGCGCAGTACGGCTGGGAGCCCTGCGTCGCCGCGCACGAGGAGTATTATCAAGCGGCACTTCGGGCTGTGGTCAACAAGTAG